The following proteins come from a genomic window of Aspergillus luchuensis IFO 4308 DNA, chromosome 3, nearly complete sequence:
- a CDS encoding uncharacterized protein (COG:S;~EggNog:ENOG410PP09;~antiSMASH:Cluster_3.7), with translation MSLGFHDELWLSDQTEEDECGLTDPRSFSLELTYQGPAGDFRTRNRPGQLQRPMVSNFEMGRRRKSAYQVSCEAKAMIHGRWGGRGQDACDLATLLVYEFQFHSYRGCRLKAADIRFRFEPIPGQSNELSVAEVQPNGVFKVARTEQSEQSTTGLELTLGSQPLAGAVNTSIAVTNSNNVEKVTVHHTVVTGDRPADIYGSQHEAHFSLSENVSQQDGIPTRLRACILLKRGTEDDFACVPYIHVTPDFKTWVGQLFSSRDRDDPVRFRPSEPAFDQLEKGIVVDAENLGATNLDRLWGCTMYTTCNDVVESL, from the exons ATGAGTCTTGGCTTTCATGACGAGCTCTGGTTGAGCGACCAGACTGAAGAGGACGAATGCGGGCTTACAGATCCACGGTCATTTTCCTTGGAGTTGACATACCAAGGTCCTGCTGGTG ACTTCCGGACTCGCAACAGACCAGGCCAGCTACAGAGACCCATGGTGTCCAATTTTGAGATGGGGCGACGACGCAAGTCTGCCTACCAGGTCAGCTGTGAGGCAAAGGCTATGATCCATGGccggtggggagggagaggccaGGACGCGTGCGACTTGGCCACTCTGTTGGTGTATGAGTTCCAGTTCCATTCCTACCGTGGATGCCGACTCAAGGCAGCCGACATTCGCTTCCGATTCGAGCCGATACCAGGTCAATCAAATGAACTGTCTGTCGCTGAGGTTCAGCCAAATGGTGTATTTAAAGTTGCACGCACCGAGCAATCCGAGCAATCCACAACCGGCCTTGAGCTTACGCTTGGGTCCCAGCCACTGGCAGGAGCTGTGAACACTTCAATCGCTGTCACCAATTCGAACAATGTGGAGAAGGTTACAGTTCATCACACGGTTGTCACTGGCGACCGACCTGCAGATATCTACGGCAGTCAGCATGAGGCACATTTTTCGCTGTCAGAGAACGTATCACAGCAGGACGGGATTCCTACGCGACTGAGAGCCTGTATCCTTTTGAAGCGGGGAACGGAGGATGACTTTGCTTGTGTTCCCTACATCCATGTCACTCCAGACTTCAAGACTTGGGTTGGACAGCTGTTCTCGTCTCGGGACAGGGATGATCCTGTCCGATTCCGTCCCTCTGAGCCGGCGTTCGATCAGCTGGAAAAGGGGATTGTAGTTGACGCGGAAAATCTGGGAGCCACCAATCTAGATCGGCTGTGGGGTTGTACCATGTATACAACATGCAACGATGTTGTTGAGTCATTGTAG
- a CDS encoding class I SAM-dependent methyltransferase (COG:S;~EggNog:ENOG410PR7D;~InterPro:IPR029063,IPR041698;~PFAM:PF08241,PF13649;~antiSMASH:Cluster_3.6), producing MTVTTTPDDWKKKASSYKSMTGGLNVKPITVMLECLNSRFPLASASGILDDGCGPGPIMTRIIEEFGDHIPAECTLMCSDFAPAMVEQVHAAKARYVADQSESIWGRVRTEVLDCMDLATVSDGEMSHVAAGWSFFNARNPQKALSESLRVLQPGGVLAASSWAETDWLKILRTITKIDPARSPPSIPEDWAHAGNLAAQFEVAGFRDVEVHEVAVDIPFRSYASFVDVMMTQVTQMMTASQDLDDEQKASLRVLMIEEMRRLCPTEPGTLNAVSLVAVGVK from the exons ATGACAGTGACAA CAACCCCCGATGactggaaaaagaaagcttCCAGCTACAAATCCATGACCGGCGGCCTTAACGTGAAACCCATTACTGTGATGCTGGAATGCCTGAACTCGCGTTTCCCACTCGCCTCCGCATCCGGAATTTTAGATGATGGGTGCGGACCCGGTCCCATCATGACTCGGATTATCGAAGAGTTTGGAGATCATATTCCGGCCGAGTGTACCCTGATGTGCTCTGATTTTGCACCTGCGATGGTTGAGCAGGTTCACGCAGCGAAAGCACGCTATGTCGCAGACCAGTCAGAGTCAATTTGGGGCCGTGTGAGGACCGAGGTCCTAGATTGCATGGATTTAGCTACTGTTAGCGATGGAGAGATGAGTCATGTTGCAGCTGGTTGG TCTTTCTTCAACGCCAGGAATCCCCAAAAGGCACTCTCCGAGTCGCTACGCGTCCTTCAGCCCGGCGGTGTGTTAGCCGCCTCATCGTGGGCCGAAACCGATTGGCTTAAGATCCTGCGGACTATCACGAAGATTGACCCGGCGCGCAGCCCGCCATCCATTCCTGAGGATTGGGCGCACGCAGGCAACTTAGCTGCGCAATTTGAAGTTGCGGGATTCCGCGATGTCGAGGTTCATGAGGTCGCTGTTGATATACCCTTCCGGTCATATGCGTCATTTGTGGATGTGATGATGACCCAAGTGACTCAAATGATGACGGCCAGTCAGGACTTGGATGATGAGCAAAAGGCTTCGTTGAGGGTTCTGATGATAGAGGAGATGAGACGTTTATGTCCAACTGAGCCTGGCACTCTCAATGCCGTTTCTCTGGTTGCTGTTGGGGTGAAATAG
- a CDS encoding uncharacterized protein (COG:S;~EggNog:ENOG410PUXM;~antiSMASH:Cluster_3.6) produces MPYPQFPDLMKTNIANLQCERGLYGVSDATFRIANVIYEDLDHFLLVVFVVVPASISHSVSPSSPAMDSELDATSGDAACSEAEYEWERLSWEERVKDLTGQLTNGRTWEEMESIVSEFRDYDNRAVPTILHHLSKDKFAHGFYDLPESTRDCILDSLLRDHLEEQSATADHVQASTIGKDKHPYPILTIALENSNTGFLNTIATRFQHHLPHLLKISHKGDGRNPLHEAFSILIWWWQKDMGRVKRSSYRQAKETELEMLTLIIQKWVELAPDSAIAAKDDHGNTPLHYAMHYNLCYYLNSKVYRPVVVALIDRSLCRRMQVEDQLNGVGKSPYLVYLESEADFAEKRRTSSFWMPDTAKIASGSKSDRLELGLEGKRAEEKRKTGEDTKSRKTQEVFKPSHMPSHSEFPTFDKVTVPPHSTQNPQCAQDNSKATGPAYTPQFPSPMPRSSATKELTPNQIQLDEADDKIRRQAADSIRQCLRMWYIRNMSDADAKNLLYDNIASDKNLYFDATHLRGRGAAQIVQLIKKLTRAGGFEDTLSYVRIPQVSEPDGLPEAATISNTANEKRGIHSASGPKKALMGRISLISVFDELALAGVRHIVRLQVEDNGDVMAHSDAAIERAITGSDHRGESTSFGTRTGALNIETW; encoded by the exons ATGCCGTACCCTCAGTTCCCAGACCTTATGAAGACAAACATAGCCAATCTTCAGTGTGAGCGTGGCCTCTATGGTGTTAGTGATGCTACTTTCCGCATAGCTAACGTAATATACGAGGACCTCGATCATTTTCTCCTAGTGGTGTTTGTTGTGGTTCCTGCCTCAATATCTCATAGTGTCTCTCCTAGTTCCCCGGCTATGGACTCTGAGCTGGACGCTACATCTGGCGATGCCGCGTGCAGTGAGGCCGAGTACGAGTGGGAAAGATTGTCATGGGAGGAACGAGTGAAAGATTTGACGGGACAGTTAACGAATGGAAGGACATGGGAAGAAATGGAGTCAATAGTGAGCGAGTTTCGCGATTATGATAACAGAGCTGTCCCAACCATACTTCATCACCTGTCGAAGGACAAGTTTGCACATGGATTCTACGACCTTCCTGAGTCTACGCGCGACTGCATCCTTGATTCTCTCCTTCGAGATCATCTGGAAGAGCAAAGCGCAACTGCAGACCACGTTCAGGCCAGTACAATAGGGAAGGATAAGCACCCTTATCCCATTCTCACTATTGCCCTCGAAAATAGCAATACTGGGTTCCTTAACACCATCGCGACTCGTTTTCAGCACCATTTGCCACACCTTCTCAAGATCTCCCATAAAGGTGATGGTCGCAACCCACTACACGAGGCATTTTCAATCCTTATTTGGTGGTGGCAGAAGGATATGGGTCGGGTTAAGCGCAGCAGCTACAGGCAGGCAAAGGAGACAGAGTTGGAAATGCTCACGCTGATCATCCAAAAGTGGGTCGAACTGGCCCCAGATTCGGCCATCGCGGCAAAAGACGATCATGGTAATACTCCTTTGCATTATGCAATGCATTATAACCTATGCTACTACTTGAACTCGAAAGTCTACCGACCAGTCGTTGTCGCTCTAATCGACAGGAGCCTCTGTCGCCGGATGCAGGTCGAGGATCAACTGAACGGAGTTGGCAAATCTCCCTACCTAGTTTATCTCGAGAGTGAAGCCGATTTCGCTGAGAAGAGACGTACTTCATCTTTTTGGATGCCTGATACAGCGAAAATAGCTTCTGGGTCGAAGTCAGATCGGCTGGAACTCGGACTCGAAGGGAAAAGGgcggaagaaaaaagaaagacgggTGAAGATACAAAAAGTAGAAAGACGCAGGAAGTGTTCAAGCCGTCCCATATGCCTTCGCATTCAGAGTTTCCCACATTCGACAAGGTCACAGTGCCGCCTCATTCGACACAAAACCCACAGTGTGCCCAGGATAACAGTAAGGCTACAGGACCGGCGTATACCCCACAGTTCCCATCGCCGATGCCGCGCTCAAGTGCGACCAAAGAGCTGACACCCAATCAAATACAGCTAGATGAAGCTGACGACAAAATCAGAAGGCAGGCTGCAGATTCAATTCGGCAGTGCCTCAGGATGTGGTATATACGAAACATGTCCGACGCGGATGCCAAGAATTTGCTGTATGACAATATCGCATCAG ACAAGAATTTGTACTTCGATGCCACACACCTGAGAGGACGGGGGGCAGCGCAGATCGTccaattaattaaaaaactaACCCGCGCTGGGGGTTTCGAAGACACTCTGTCCTACGTCAGAATCCCCCAAGTGTCAGAGCCAGACGGGCTCCCAGAGGCTGCTACTATATCCAATACAGCCAACGAGAAAAGAGGGATCCATAGTGCATCTGGCCCCAAGAAGGCCTTGATGGGACGCATTTCACTAATTTCCGTCTTCGATGAGCTGGCCCTTGCAGGTGTACGGCACATTGTACGGCTCCAAGTCGAAGACAACGGCGATGTCATGGCCCATTCAGACGCAGCTATTGAAAGGGCTATTACTGGATCGGATCACCGAGGCGAGTCAACCTCCTTCGGTACTAGAACCGGGGCCTTGAATATAGAAACCTGGTag
- a CDS encoding S8 family peptidase (COG:S;~EggNog:ENOG410PUXM;~InterPro:IPR036852,IPR000209,IPR015500;~PFAM:PF00082;~antiSMASH:Cluster_3.6;~go_function: GO:0004252 - serine-type endopeptidase activity [Evidence IEA];~go_function: GO:0008236 - serine-type peptidase activity [Evidence IEA];~go_process: GO:0006508 - proteolysis [Evidence IEA]), which yields MSTLQVALIDDGLDYGDFDVYLHTKVRGFSCYPRTGQTEHPWHKSTNGHGTAMANMILRINPWIHLLVIRIEDGISYANPGSPSRTIQPDSAARAVEAAIKHNVDVISMSWTIRKQISQLHSSPVDSGSLGKKSIDEAGIERLERAIREAAVNNILMVCSAADDIALLGKENLPFCAAEHNIFRIGSCDSQAQRDPMTENRTTISYFLPGIQVPEARRPHSLKPTVYHDGSSIATALAAGLISIILHCARWVDQCQEAQEPAQNASSEKNPFRHLAKNLRIHKNMQIALRNIARSHGSEEPEDSKQLPVYRLFADTTNKLNSAKGWQKVERLGDLVRYLCHDIEA from the coding sequence ATGTCAACTCTTCAGGTTGCCCTTATCGACGATGGCCTAGATTACGGTGATTTCGACGTTTATCTACACACAAAAGTGCGAGGCTTTAGCTGCTATCCACGCACTGGGCAGACCGAACATCCATGGCACAAGTCGACCAACGGGCATGGAACTGCAATGGCCAATATGATCCTCCGCATAAATCCGTGGATACATCTCTTGGTCATTCGAATCGAGGATGGCATCTCCTACGCGAATCCAGGATCGCCGTCGCGGACCATCCAACCCGACAGCGCTGCCCGCGCCGTCGAGGCGGCCATCAAGCACAATGTCGATGTGATATCCATGTCGTGGACCATACGCAAGCAAATTTCACAACTGCACAGCTCACCCGTTGATTCTGGATCATTGGGGAAGAAGTCAATTGACGAGGCTGGGATCGAGCGACTGGAAAGGGCCATAAGGGAGGCGGCGGTAAACAATATTCTCATGGTGTGTTCTGCAGCAGACGATATAGCACTCCTTGGGAAGGAGAATCTACCCTTCTGTGCAGCGGAGCACAATATCTTTCGCATCGGCTCCTGCGATTCTCAAGCGCAGCGTGACCCCATGACTGAAAACAGAACAACCATTTCCTATTTTCTCCCGGGGATTCAAGTCCCGGAAGCACGAAGACCACACTCCTTGAAACCAACCGTATATCATGACGGGTCTTCGATAGCCACTGCGCTGGCTGCAGGgttaatatctattatccTCCATTGTGCTCGCTGGGTAGACCAGTGTCAAGAAGCTCAGGAGCCCGCACAGAATGCCTCCAGTGAGAAAAATCCATTTCGGCACTTGGCAAAGAACCTTCGTATTCACAAAAACATGCAGATCGCATTGAGAAATATTGCCAGATCACATGGGTCAGAGGAGCCAGAAGATTCGAAACAGCTTCCTGTGTATCGTCTTTTTGCAGACACAACCAACAAGTTGAACAGTGCCAAGGGGTGGCAGAAGGTTGAGAGGTTGGGGGATTTAGTCAGGTACCTATGTCATGACATTGAGGCCTAG
- a CDS encoding MDR family MFS transporter (COG:G;~EggNog:ENOG410PW4X;~InterPro:IPR020846,IPR011701,IPR036259;~PFAM:PF07690,PF06609;~SMCOG1005:Drug resistance transporter, EmrB/QacA;~TransMembrane:14 (i56-82o94-111i123-143o149-173i180-200o212-232i252-271o277-300i320-340o360-378i390-408o414-437i449-474o526-548i);~antiSMASH:Cluster_3.6;~go_function: GO:0022857 - transmembrane transporter activity [Evidence IEA];~go_process: GO:0055085 - transmembrane transport [Evidence IEA]) produces the protein MAAPAPNEARIATKPEDENDADSPAQVHDQHGPSTEAEPDAPEMEANPHAMHGFKLFAIFVGICFGAFLMSLDIFVIATAIPSITSDFHDTAQLAWYPAAYSLTTCALTPLAGKLSSSFPLRWIYISFFSIFMVGSLVCGFAPNSNAFIVGRAIAGIGASGVASGGFVIVLTVSPEKSKPLLLGICSSCFAMGLILAPVIGGAFTQDTTWRWCFWVNLPPGALTLLSMLFLFKPPSIQRNKTVAQRILDLDLIGCAIFVPAVFMLLLAMMWGGTKEAWNSATTIGLFVGSGVAFIIFVSWEGYKGEGAMVPGNVVSRRTVTFSVLFSFCHFGSVGILNYYLPEWFQVVEGASPLQSGTRILASVLSQIVGTLFAGFLARKIHYYNPWLHIGPLFMCTAAALYTHFSAIDTPSSHWIGFQVIQGLGVGMAQQMPSLIVQHTVRDKPELMPVAISLNLFFQYLGATIMQALGGIVFRSVLYSELADHAGLNSEQIALLSAGGMADVRDTVEEHFPDLLRLVLEAYNTAITSTFYVAVGTTATAFFLAFGVKWERITDKRTADAEGADTEHK, from the exons ATGGCTGCACCTGCTCCGAACGAGGCCAGGATAGCCACTAAACCGGAGGATGAGAACGATGCCGACAGCCCTGCTCAGGTTCACGACCAGCATGGCCCAAGCACAGAGGCTGAGCCTGACGCCCCAGAAATGGAGGCGAATCCACACGCCATGCACGGATTCAAGCTGTTTGCCATTTTTGTGGGCATATGCTTTGGCGCGTTCCTCATGTCCTTGGATATTTTCGTCATCGCAACT GCCATCCCATCTATCACATCTGACTTTCACGATACGGCACAATTAGCCTGGTATCCGGCTGCCTACTCGCTCACGACGTGTGCCTTGACTCCGCTAGCAGGAAAGCTAAGTTCATCGTTTCCTCTTCGATGGATCTatatatccttcttctctatatTCATGGTCGGCAGCCTCGTTTGTGGTTTCGCGCCTAATAGCAACGCCTTCATCGTCGGTCGCGCAATTGCAGGTATTGGAGCATCTGGCGTCGCAAGTGGCGGCTTCGTCATTGTGCTCACTGTTTCTCCTGAAAAATCAAAACCATTGTTGCTAGGCATATGCAGCAGCTGCTTCGCCATGGGGCTTATTCTAGCTCCTGTTATTGGCGGCGCGTTCACACAGGACACGACCTGGCGGTGGTGTTTTTGGGTGAACCTCCCCCCCGGTGCTCTGACGCTGCTCTCtatgctttttctcttcaaacCTCCGTCGATACAGCGCAATAAAACAGTTGCGCAGCGAATCCTGGACCTGGACCTCATTGGATGTGCCATATTTGTTCCGGCTGTCTTCatgctgcttcttgctaTGATGTGGGGTGGTACGAAGGAGGCTTGGAACTCAGCGACAACGATCGGGCTGTTCGTGGGGTCCGGTGTGGCTTTTATCATCTTTGTCTCGTGGGAGGGTTATAAAGGCGAGGGTGCCATGGTACCGGGAAATGTCGTCTCCAGACGGACAGTCACATTTAGTGTTTTGTTCTCCTTCTGCCACTTCGGCTCTGTCGGCATCCTGAACTACTATCTCCCAGAATGGTTCCAGGTCGTAGAAGGCGCCTCTCCATTGCAAAGTGGTACTCGAATTTTGGCCTCTGTGCTCTCCCAAATAGTTGGCACGCTCTTTGCCGGGTTTTTAG CACGAAAAATCCACTACTACAATCCGTGGCTCCACATCGGCCCTCTCTTCATGTGCACCGCCGCAGCCCTCTACACCCATTTCTCAGCAATCGACACCCCATCCAGCCACTGGATTGGATTCCAAGTCATCCAGGGTCTTGGTGTCGGCATGGCGCAACAAATGCCATCGCTCATTGTTCAGCACACTGTGCGCGATAAACCGGAGCTCATGCCCGTCGCGATATCCCTAAACCTATTCTTCCAATACCTGGGCGCCACCATCATGCAGGCTCTCGGCGGTATTGTGTTTCGCTCTGTCCTGTACTCTGAGCTGGCAGACCATGCTGGCCTGAATTCCGAGCAAATCGCGCTTTTGTCTGCGGGCGGCATGGCAGATGTGCGTGATACCGTTGAGGAGCATTTTCCGGATCTTCTGCGCCTGGTTCTGGAGGCGTATAATACCGCAATCACTTCGACTTTT TATGTCGCTGTCGGTACTACAGCTACGGCGTTCTTCCTTGCTTTTGGCGTAAAGTGGGAGAGAATTACCGACAAACGAACAGCCGATGCGGAGGGTGCCGATACGGAACATAAGTAG